A portion of the Bulleidia sp. zg-1006 genome contains these proteins:
- a CDS encoding helicase HerA-like domain-containing protein has protein sequence MAQIILGKANGQEVVLETKRMNRHGLIAGASGSGKTVTVKHLLEECSQLGIPSIVTDIKGDVSGLAKAGNLEKVASRIQELDLENFEAKAYPVEFIDANRELGIPFRFVLEDVDPLLLAKILGLNETQEGILTILYSIAHGEQLDLIDLEDLKAMLQYVLNNTKEFSMKYGLITSQSISSIQRKVLAFEKQGGQKLFGLPDFDVQNLLQTRDGKGLISILSCQNLFLKPTTYATLMWILLDRLFQSMSEVGDLEQPKLVVVIDEAHLLFQEASPSFLMKFEQMIKLIRSKGIGVYLCSQSPSDIPNEVLGQLSNRIQHTLRAYTPVEIKKLKGVADSFRANPDFDSEEVLQQLAIGEALVSCLQEDGIPAMVQRTLIYPIHSSLDGIAKESIQEKVHLSPWQEKYGSDLDPESANEKIAEILQAQQDEKQQLQEEKEREKEARRQPTDWQSRLMRKARNRTENELVNVAIRSAKKLLSGFFK, from the coding sequence ATGGCACAAATTATTTTAGGAAAAGCGAATGGACAAGAGGTGGTTTTAGAAACCAAACGAATGAATCGCCATGGTTTGATTGCCGGAGCTAGTGGTTCCGGTAAAACCGTTACTGTAAAACATTTATTAGAAGAATGTTCACAACTAGGGATTCCAAGTATTGTTACAGATATTAAAGGGGATGTTTCCGGTTTAGCTAAAGCTGGTAATTTAGAAAAAGTAGCGAGCCGTATTCAAGAACTTGACCTAGAAAATTTTGAAGCCAAAGCCTATCCGGTGGAATTCATTGATGCTAATCGTGAATTAGGGATTCCTTTTCGCTTTGTTTTGGAAGATGTAGATCCATTATTATTGGCTAAGATTTTAGGTTTAAATGAAACTCAAGAAGGCATTTTGACCATTCTTTACTCGATTGCTCATGGGGAACAATTGGACTTAATTGATTTAGAAGATTTGAAGGCGATGTTGCAATATGTCTTAAATAATACGAAAGAATTCAGTATGAAATATGGTTTAATCACAAGCCAATCCATCTCCTCCATTCAGCGAAAAGTGCTTGCTTTTGAGAAACAGGGCGGTCAAAAGCTTTTTGGTTTACCGGATTTTGATGTACAAAATTTGTTGCAAACAAGAGATGGAAAAGGCTTAATTTCTATTCTTTCTTGTCAAAATTTATTTCTGAAACCAACTACCTATGCGACTTTAATGTGGATTTTATTAGACCGTTTATTCCAAAGTATGTCCGAGGTTGGTGATTTAGAGCAACCAAAATTAGTGGTTGTTATCGATGAAGCTCATCTATTATTCCAAGAAGCGAGTCCTTCTTTCTTGATGAAATTTGAACAGATGATTAAGTTAATTCGTTCCAAGGGAATTGGAGTTTATTTATGCTCACAATCCCCAAGTGATATTCCAAATGAAGTCTTAGGTCAACTTTCTAATCGTATTCAGCATACTTTAAGAGCTTATACACCCGTTGAAATTAAGAAGTTAAAGGGGGTTGCGGATTCTTTCCGTGCCAATCCTGATTTTGATAGCGAAGAAGTCTTACAACAATTAGCGATTGGGGAAGCTTTGGTTTCTTGTTTGCAAGAAGATGGCATACCTGCTATGGTGCAAAGAACATTAATTTATCCAATCCATAGTTCTTTAGATGGTATAGCTAAAGAAAGCATTCAAGAAAAAGTCCATTTGTCCCCTTGGCAAGAAAAATATGGTAGTGATTTAGATCCCGAAAGTGCTAATGAAAAGATTGCTGAGATATTACAAGCTCAACAAGATGAAAAACAGCAGTTACAAGAAGAAAAAGAAAGAGAAAAAGAAGCAAGAAGACAACCAACCGATTGGCAATCTCGTTTGATGCGCAAAGCGAGAAATCGTACTGAAAACGAACTCGTGAATGTAGCGATTCGTTCCGCTAAAAAACTATTGTCCGGCTTCTTTAAGTAA
- the rnc gene encoding ribonuclease III, whose translation MDIHNFLKSQGINIERFELIEQALTHSSYANEHGLKDDNERLEFMGDAVLQLWSSAQIYPLNLSEGQMTRLRAQLVCEPALANYSRQLGLNQYIRLGKGEERSGGREKDAIIADAMEAFLGALFLDQGMMAVDVILRQVITPHLKQAKEIVQAVQLDYKTRLQEVIQADSRRSLVYNLVSETGPSNAPTFVMNAVVDGLVLGTGSGNSKKAAEQAAAKNAFEKLAK comes from the coding sequence ATGGATATTCATAATTTTTTAAAATCACAAGGGATTAACATTGAACGCTTCGAGCTTATTGAGCAAGCCTTAACTCATAGTTCTTACGCCAATGAACACGGTTTAAAAGACGATAATGAACGCTTAGAATTCATGGGAGATGCAGTCTTACAACTATGGTCATCGGCACAGATTTATCCTTTGAATTTAAGTGAAGGTCAAATGACACGTCTAAGAGCACAATTGGTATGTGAACCAGCCTTAGCAAACTATTCACGGCAACTTGGTTTAAACCAATACATTCGTCTAGGAAAAGGGGAAGAACGCTCTGGAGGTCGAGAAAAAGATGCTATTATTGCGGATGCCATGGAAGCTTTTTTAGGGGCTTTATTCTTAGATCAAGGAATGATGGCGGTGGATGTGATTTTAAGACAAGTTATCACACCACATTTAAAACAAGCTAAAGAAATTGTCCAAGCAGTGCAACTGGATTATAAAACTCGTTTACAAGAAGTTATCCAAGCTGATTCAAGACGCTCTTTAGTGTATAATTTAGTCTCTGAAACAGGGCCAAGCAATGCTCCGACTTTTGTTATGAATGCGGTGGTCGACGGTTTGGTTTTAGGTACGGGTAGTGGTAATTCCAAAAAAGCGGCGGAACAGGCCGCTGCTAAAAATGCGTTTGAAAAATTAGCTAAATAG
- a CDS encoding ATP-dependent DNA helicase RecG: MKDLNEIKLTTTQRKIKEAFNFESVEDVLTNYPIRYDCYEALPYSEWKIGETLRFEAITLGKSRSFGYGKKTIVHFEVMVEGQVIDVIIFNRPWAKTLPGQHVITIFGKYNGHNKFTAINYDLKAMKDHKPFEPIYRNKADFQQRSIHAFMEKVLSECLLEQEDTMPATFIDKYRLLSRTQALQSIHTPPNKRALNQAIRRLKYEEFLRFFAHLYLKNEDTYCEEKQKKNIKNDYIQSLIHQIPFVLTKDQGKVLKEMIQDMKSTKKMNRLIQGDVGSGKTVVAGISLFACVSSGYQAALLAPTEILARQHFESLQALFPKEKKKMMLLYSGLNASKKENILNDLKEGNIQIVIGTHSLLQSGVHFQNLGLVIVDEQQRFGVQQREFLKAQSDGVDFAVMSATPIPRTLASSLLGGMDVSTIQSMPKGRKAPITKRIEENSFRSVLKDIQSLLDKGHQLYVICAAVNKNENGFKVRNVYDTQKNLAKLFPNYQVGMIHGQMKSQEKEKVMQEFYDNQTQILVSTTVVEVGMNCVNATGMIIYDSDRFGLSTLHQLRGRIQRGNNQGYCWLLSDSHDELTIERLEVLVKSYDGFYISEEDLRLRGPGDILGLRQSGLPSFILGNLIEDTAFIDQAKLDAKSILDHPETQENQTFINSLLKERLKHGYS; the protein is encoded by the coding sequence ATGAAAGATTTAAATGAGATTAAATTAACCACAACACAACGTAAAATCAAAGAAGCTTTTAACTTTGAAAGTGTGGAAGATGTTCTAACAAACTATCCCATTCGATATGATTGCTATGAAGCTTTGCCATATAGCGAATGGAAAATTGGTGAAACCCTTCGCTTTGAAGCAATAACATTAGGAAAATCCCGTTCTTTTGGCTATGGGAAAAAAACGATTGTCCATTTTGAAGTCATGGTTGAGGGGCAAGTCATCGATGTTATTATTTTTAATCGTCCATGGGCTAAGACGTTGCCCGGTCAACATGTCATTACCATCTTTGGTAAATACAATGGTCATAATAAATTCACAGCTATAAACTATGATTTAAAGGCAATGAAAGACCATAAGCCATTTGAACCAATTTATCGCAATAAAGCTGATTTTCAACAACGCTCTATTCATGCCTTTATGGAAAAGGTATTAAGTGAATGCTTGTTAGAACAAGAAGATACCATGCCGGCTACATTCATTGATAAATATCGCTTACTATCGCGTACACAAGCCTTACAATCCATTCATACGCCACCGAATAAGAGGGCTTTAAATCAAGCCATTCGTCGCTTAAAATATGAAGAATTCTTACGCTTTTTTGCCCATCTATATTTAAAAAATGAAGATACATATTGCGAAGAAAAACAGAAAAAAAATATCAAAAATGATTATATCCAATCTTTAATCCACCAAATCCCATTTGTTTTAACAAAAGATCAAGGGAAAGTTCTAAAAGAAATGATTCAAGATATGAAATCCACTAAGAAAATGAACCGTTTAATCCAAGGAGATGTTGGATCCGGTAAAACCGTAGTGGCTGGAATAAGTTTATTCGCTTGTGTTTCTTCCGGTTATCAAGCCGCTTTATTAGCACCCACCGAAATTCTAGCGCGTCAACACTTTGAAAGCTTACAAGCTTTATTTCCAAAAGAAAAGAAAAAAATGATGCTTTTGTATAGTGGTTTAAATGCGAGTAAAAAAGAAAATATCCTAAATGATTTAAAAGAAGGAAACATTCAAATTGTCATCGGGACACATTCCTTATTACAATCAGGAGTTCACTTTCAAAACTTAGGTTTAGTGATTGTGGATGAACAACAGCGCTTTGGTGTCCAACAAAGAGAATTTTTAAAAGCTCAATCCGATGGTGTAGACTTCGCAGTTATGAGTGCCACTCCAATTCCTAGAACCTTAGCTTCCAGTTTATTGGGAGGAATGGATGTCTCGACTATTCAATCTATGCCTAAAGGAAGAAAAGCACCTATTACCAAACGAATTGAAGAAAACAGTTTTCGTTCCGTTTTAAAGGATATTCAATCTTTATTAGATAAGGGACATCAATTGTATGTGATTTGTGCCGCCGTGAATAAAAATGAGAATGGTTTTAAAGTACGCAATGTTTATGATACCCAGAAAAACCTTGCGAAGCTATTTCCAAACTATCAAGTGGGAATGATTCATGGGCAAATGAAATCCCAAGAAAAAGAGAAAGTCATGCAAGAATTTTATGATAATCAAACGCAAATCTTAGTTTCAACAACGGTGGTGGAAGTGGGCATGAATTGCGTCAATGCGACAGGCATGATTATCTATGATAGTGACCGTTTTGGTTTAAGCACCTTACATCAATTAAGAGGGCGTATTCAAAGAGGAAATAATCAAGGTTATTGTTGGCTATTGAGTGATAGCCATGATGAATTAACGATTGAGCGTTTAGAAGTTTTAGTGAAGAGCTACGATGGCTTTTATATCTCCGAGGAAGATTTACGATTAAGAGGACCCGGTGATATACTTGGATTAAGACAATCGGGTTTACCAAGTTTTATCTTAGGTAATCTAATTGAAGATACAGCTTTTATTGATCAAGCAAAATTAGATGCCAAGTCAATATTAGACCATCCTGAAACACAAGAGAATCAAACTTTTATCAATAGTCTTTTAAAAGAAAGGTTGAAACATGGATATTCATAA